One window of the Gammaproteobacteria bacterium genome contains the following:
- a CDS encoding PPOX class F420-dependent oxidoreductase: MIPESAADLMSWEKKAFVHLALTLADGTPQCTPLWFDYDGTHVIINSALGRVKDRAMRRAPQVALAISDPDNPYRYIQIRGKVVDITEEGAYDMIDHLSDKYRGEPFDHTEGEVRVTYRILPESVQPKG; this comes from the coding sequence ATGATTCCAGAAAGTGCTGCCGACCTGATGTCCTGGGAGAAGAAAGCATTTGTCCACCTCGCGCTAACTTTGGCCGATGGAACACCCCAGTGCACACCACTGTGGTTCGACTACGATGGCACCCACGTCATCATCAACAGCGCCCTTGGCCGGGTCAAGGACCGGGCCATGCGGCGTGCCCCGCAGGTGGCCCTGGCGATATCTGATCCGGATAACCCCTACCGCTATATCCAGATCCGGGGCAAGGTCGTCGATATCACTGAAGAAGGTGCCTACGACATGATCGATCACCTCTCCGACAAATACCGGGGAGAACCCTTTGACCATACCGAGGGAGAGGTCCGGGTCACTTACCGGATTCTCCCTGAGTCGGTCCAGCCCAAAGGCTGA
- a CDS encoding ABC transporter ATP-binding protein, whose translation MQIRGRFRHGDVILFDELDLVLEGGQWTCLLGPSGVGKSTILRLIAGLHTGGEFNGSIESTDGRPLREQVAYMAQADLLLPWLDVRANVMLGASLRGEEPMSERAGQLISQVGLSNHADKRPHELSGGMRQRAALARTLMEDKPLLLLDEPFSSLDARTRSEMQELAFEVLLGRTVMLVTHDPAEAARIAHQVFLLTESGLQKTQIAAQPPIRGFNAPDTVDIQSRLFDALRS comes from the coding sequence TTGCAAATCCGGGGACGATTCCGTCACGGGGATGTAATTCTGTTCGACGAGCTTGACCTTGTGCTTGAAGGTGGGCAGTGGACCTGCCTGCTTGGCCCTTCCGGGGTCGGGAAGTCAACCATACTCAGGCTGATAGCCGGACTGCATACCGGCGGTGAATTTAATGGATCCATAGAGAGCACTGATGGTCGGCCCCTGCGAGAACAGGTTGCCTACATGGCCCAGGCTGATCTTCTCCTGCCATGGCTTGATGTTCGTGCAAACGTCATGCTGGGTGCCTCGTTGCGCGGCGAAGAGCCGATGTCTGAACGGGCAGGTCAGCTTATCAGTCAAGTGGGTCTGAGTAATCATGCGGATAAGCGACCACATGAACTCTCGGGAGGTATGCGTCAACGCGCTGCTCTGGCGCGAACGTTAATGGAAGATAAACCCTTGTTGCTACTTGACGAACCGTTTTCGTCACTGGATGCCCGGACCCGCAGCGAGATGCAAGAGCTTGCCTTTGAAGTGCTCTTGGGTCGGACGGTCATGCTGGTGACGCATGATCCGGCCGAGGCTGCACGCATTGCTCATCAAGTGTTTCTGCTGACTGAATCCGGGCTGCAGAAAACCCAGATCGCTGCCCAGCCACCTATTCGCGGATTCAATGCTCCGGACACAGTGGATATACAGTCGCGCTTGTTCGACGCATTGCGGTCATGA
- a CDS encoding carboxymuconolactone decarboxylase family protein → MARVRDIDISEVPENIRPIYEQFSNEYGPFLNQVKVFAHRPPALKHIMGLLLDLADESLLPKRHLEIALVAVSKLNECTYCVAHHAPRLVDQGLSAKTVANILDPDCEGLDDIDRLVRDFAVEVTLRSNILRDDIFDRLKQHFSEEQIVELTLRTALCGFFNRFNDTLQIGMEAGVIEDMLSRGSSMDDLPHPGSLKTQHNAPIGQPIPTDQVQ, encoded by the coding sequence ATGGCACGCGTTCGCGATATTGATATCAGTGAAGTACCTGAAAACATTCGACCCATCTACGAACAGTTTTCGAATGAATACGGGCCTTTCCTAAACCAGGTTAAGGTATTTGCCCACCGCCCGCCTGCCCTGAAACACATCATGGGTCTGCTGTTGGACCTGGCCGACGAAAGCCTGCTGCCTAAACGCCACCTGGAGATCGCTCTGGTCGCAGTGTCCAAGCTCAATGAGTGCACCTACTGTGTTGCCCACCATGCCCCCCGACTGGTTGATCAGGGGTTGTCGGCGAAAACGGTTGCCAACATCCTGGACCCGGACTGTGAAGGGCTGGACGACATCGACCGACTGGTTCGCGACTTTGCTGTGGAGGTTACTCTCAGATCAAATATTCTGCGTGACGACATCTTCGATCGACTGAAACAACATTTCAGTGAAGAGCAGATCGTCGAACTGACCCTGCGCACCGCGCTGTGCGGTTTCTTTAACCGATTCAACGATACCCTGCAGATCGGTATGGAAGCCGGCGTAATTGAGGATATGCTTTCCCGGGGTTCAAGCATGGACGACCTACCGCACCCTGGATCGCTGAAGACACAACATAATGCGCCGATCGGGCAACCGATTCCCACTGACCAAGTCCAATGA
- a CDS encoding FIST C-terminal domain-containing protein — MSAEQFRVGSSMLERWQDAVDQCAEQIASQPWSGNLGFIYTTDSHVDALAEIVPRLKDKTGIPHWVGTTGIGILRTGHEDYDQPAMTVMACGFPETSFRVFPAVQDDLDAFDHQHRGWFGDNIQNFAVVHAAPESPDLQQLIPDLSEMLNGGYLVGGLTSSRSRNLQIADTVTSGGVSGVLFSEKVPVCTGLTQGCSPIGPKRTITEVSRNIVLRIDGRPALEIFKEDIGETLAADLARTAGYIFAALPVVGSDTGDYLVRNIVGIDAENGLIAIGDLPQKGTQIMFCRRDGTTARDDLVRMLKQIKDRTTKAKPRGALYFSCLGRGRHTFGTNSEELGFIQEEFGDLPLVGFFANGEISHQRLYGYTGVLTMFL; from the coding sequence ATGAGTGCAGAGCAGTTTCGGGTTGGGAGTTCCATGCTGGAACGGTGGCAGGATGCCGTCGACCAGTGTGCAGAGCAAATTGCCAGTCAGCCATGGTCCGGGAACCTCGGGTTTATCTATACCACCGACAGCCACGTTGATGCACTGGCGGAAATCGTGCCACGTCTTAAGGACAAGACCGGCATACCGCACTGGGTCGGAACGACCGGCATCGGCATACTCCGCACCGGTCATGAGGACTACGACCAGCCGGCGATGACCGTCATGGCCTGCGGTTTCCCGGAAACTTCTTTCCGGGTGTTTCCGGCCGTGCAGGACGACCTGGATGCTTTTGATCATCAGCATCGAGGGTGGTTTGGCGACAATATCCAGAACTTTGCGGTGGTCCACGCGGCACCGGAGAGCCCCGATCTCCAGCAATTAATTCCCGATCTTTCCGAGATGTTAAACGGTGGATACCTGGTCGGTGGGCTGACGTCTTCACGCAGCCGCAACCTGCAGATTGCCGATACCGTTACGTCCGGGGGTGTCTCAGGGGTGCTGTTCTCGGAAAAGGTGCCGGTGTGCACCGGCCTGACCCAGGGCTGTTCTCCAATCGGGCCGAAGCGGACGATTACCGAAGTCAGCCGCAACATTGTGCTGCGCATCGATGGACGCCCCGCACTGGAGATCTTCAAGGAGGATATTGGAGAGACGTTGGCAGCTGACCTGGCTCGAACGGCAGGGTACATATTTGCGGCGCTGCCCGTCGTAGGCTCTGATACCGGCGACTACCTGGTGCGCAACATTGTCGGTATTGATGCAGAAAACGGGCTCATCGCGATCGGTGATTTGCCGCAGAAAGGTACGCAGATCATGTTCTGTCGGCGAGACGGTACGACCGCTCGGGATGACCTGGTCCGAATGCTCAAACAGATTAAGGACCGGACAACCAAGGCCAAGCCCAGGGGGGCGCTCTATTTCTCTTGCCTGGGGCGCGGCCGCCACACCTTCGGCACGAACTCGGAAGAACTTGGCTTCATCCAGGAGGAATTCGGCGATCTGCCACTGGTTGGGTTCTTCGCCAATGGCGAGATCTCACACCAGCGCCTCTACGGATACACGGGCGTCCTGACGATGTTCCTGTAA
- a CDS encoding enoyl-CoA hydratase-related protein, translating into MENDILYEHHGHVRLITINRAAKMNSLDFAAHELMVEIWREFNADADARVAVLTGTGEAAFCAGADLKTYTMPFATTPAPEFTRVYTNGPGLGGITRNVNVFKPIVGAINGYAISGGLEIALACDIRFCSPNAEFGLQDVRWGFHACDGALIRLREIIGLGHAMEMILSGDRFDAEFAYRTGLVNRIVEQSELLPETMTYAEKLASRAPLAQQLAKEVMYRTHGLTMDEALRIESLSFRSLADTEDLAEGNLSFREKRDAVFRGK; encoded by the coding sequence ATGGAGAACGATATCCTGTATGAGCATCACGGGCACGTCCGCCTGATCACGATCAATCGCGCCGCCAAGATGAATTCACTGGACTTTGCAGCCCACGAGCTAATGGTCGAGATCTGGCGCGAATTCAATGCTGATGCCGATGCGCGGGTAGCAGTGCTGACGGGTACCGGCGAAGCGGCTTTTTGTGCTGGCGCTGATCTCAAGACTTACACCATGCCGTTTGCGACGACACCGGCACCGGAATTCACCCGCGTGTATACCAATGGCCCCGGTCTTGGGGGGATCACCCGAAACGTTAATGTTTTCAAACCGATTGTTGGAGCAATCAATGGCTATGCCATCTCGGGTGGACTGGAAATTGCCCTGGCCTGTGATATACGGTTTTGTTCACCCAATGCTGAATTTGGACTGCAGGATGTCCGCTGGGGTTTCCACGCCTGTGATGGCGCTCTGATTCGCCTGCGTGAAATCATCGGTCTGGGTCACGCCATGGAGATGATCCTCTCCGGCGACCGCTTCGACGCTGAGTTCGCCTACCGCACAGGACTTGTCAACCGAATTGTTGAACAAAGCGAACTGCTGCCAGAAACCATGACCTATGCTGAAAAACTCGCATCGCGCGCACCCCTTGCACAACAACTTGCCAAGGAAGTGATGTACCGTACCCATGGTTTGACCATGGATGAAGCCCTTCGTATCGAATCACTGTCATTCCGAAGTCTTGCGGACACCGAAGATCTGGCTGAAGGTAATCTTTCGTTTCGTGAGAAACGTGATGCTGTGTTCAGGGGAAAATAG
- a CDS encoding ABC transporter substrate-binding protein, translating to MKRTLLFVLILIIPSLAAAAKLSVILDWFVNPNHGPIIIAQENGYFAEQGLEVEIIAPADAADPPKLVAAGKFDLAISYQPQLHLQVHAGLPLVRVGTLIATPLNCLLVLDEGPIRSIADLKGRKIGYSVAGVEEALLTAILGRYDLSLADVELVNVNWSLSPSLMSGQVDAVIGAYRNFELNQMAIEGIKGRCFYLEEEGLPPYDELIYVAHRTEHNKDAIRRFLTATEKATQYIVNHPQQSWEIFSATAKELQDELNRKAWADTLSRFALRPAALDAGRYRNMEVFLKSAGLIANIKPVQALAIDITGE from the coding sequence ATGAAGAGAACACTACTATTTGTTCTGATTCTGATCATACCGTCGCTGGCGGCTGCCGCTAAGCTTTCCGTGATACTGGATTGGTTTGTGAACCCTAATCACGGGCCTATTATCATTGCCCAGGAGAACGGTTATTTCGCTGAGCAAGGTCTGGAAGTGGAGATCATTGCTCCGGCCGATGCTGCGGACCCGCCGAAACTGGTGGCCGCTGGCAAGTTCGATCTGGCGATCTCCTACCAGCCGCAGCTGCATCTTCAGGTGCATGCGGGGCTGCCTCTGGTCCGGGTCGGCACGCTGATAGCGACGCCACTGAACTGCCTGCTGGTGCTGGATGAGGGGCCTATTAGAAGCATCGCCGATCTGAAAGGTCGAAAAATCGGCTATTCAGTTGCTGGGGTTGAAGAGGCACTGCTGACGGCGATTCTCGGCCGCTACGATCTATCGTTGGCTGATGTCGAACTGGTTAACGTTAACTGGTCACTGTCGCCGTCGTTGATGTCTGGCCAAGTGGATGCCGTGATCGGTGCCTACCGAAATTTTGAACTCAACCAGATGGCGATCGAAGGCATCAAGGGGCGTTGTTTCTATCTTGAAGAGGAAGGGCTCCCACCGTACGACGAGCTGATCTACGTGGCCCACCGGACCGAACATAATAAGGATGCAATCAGGCGCTTTCTCACCGCAACAGAGAAAGCCACTCAGTACATCGTCAATCATCCGCAACAGAGCTGGGAAATCTTCTCGGCGACAGCCAAGGAACTCCAGGACGAGCTGAATCGGAAGGCCTGGGCCGATACACTGTCGCGCTTTGCGCTGCGTCCTGCTGCTCTGGATGCTGGGCGCTACCGGAATATGGAGGTCTTTCTCAAATCGGCAGGCCTTATAGCCAATATCAAACCGGTTCAGGCGTTGGCGATCGACATCACAGGTGAGTAG
- a CDS encoding 2OG-Fe(II) oxygenase family protein: MLDEAGPVAELEQLLRSAIDEFCSQLPVSAEHPFAARKPDDYWLTLWAVVMHTQSHQVPHIHPSAWLSGVYYVEVPEVVLAGDSNGGWIEFGSRPSHFHARSEPLVEFIQPEEGLLLLFPSYFYHRTIAHEADQRRISIAFDVVPA; this comes from the coding sequence TTGCTGGATGAGGCCGGACCCGTTGCTGAACTGGAACAGCTCCTCCGTTCAGCAATTGATGAGTTTTGTTCACAACTGCCAGTCTCGGCTGAGCATCCTTTTGCGGCACGAAAACCAGATGACTACTGGCTAACGCTCTGGGCGGTCGTGATGCACACGCAGAGTCATCAGGTCCCACATATACATCCATCAGCCTGGTTGAGTGGTGTGTATTACGTGGAGGTACCGGAAGTCGTGCTGGCCGGCGACTCGAATGGCGGCTGGATCGAGTTTGGCAGTCGACCTTCACATTTTCATGCCCGTTCGGAACCATTGGTGGAATTTATTCAGCCCGAAGAGGGCCTGTTGCTGTTGTTCCCTTCCTACTTTTACCATCGGACCATCGCCCATGAAGCTGATCAGCGGCGCATCAGCATAGCGTTCGACGTGGTCCCTGCCTGA
- a CDS encoding Rieske 2Fe-2S domain-containing protein translates to MDQKLQTALVHDVLQHIDAGTTQLAAETYCNPVSHYTSPERLSKERKVLFRQRPLLVGLSCQLPKPGDFLTCDHTGVPQLVVRGEDGTVRAFMNVCRHRGARVAEGHGTTGKRFRCPYHGWNYDTRGNLVGIPDKQSFPGIDRSDCGLISLPATESDGMIWASATPAQTGDVSSEIDMRSQLGGLGPELGSYNLASHYHYASRSLHLKMNWKLAIDTFLEPYHFGVLHKNSISPIFFSNLCLFHPFGPHLRVTYPRRSIESLRDLSEEEWDLVTHTALVYVLFPNTVFVVQADHLEIWRIYPLDNAVDRSVIILDFLVPEPVISESAGAHWERNLELVIGTVSNEDFPTGEGIQFGFDSGAQSHLTYGRNEPALAYFEQTVSEMVQ, encoded by the coding sequence ATGGACCAAAAGCTCCAAACAGCCCTGGTACATGATGTGCTACAGCACATCGATGCTGGGACGACCCAGCTCGCTGCTGAAACTTACTGTAATCCAGTGAGTCATTACACATCGCCGGAACGGTTATCGAAGGAACGCAAAGTACTTTTTCGACAGCGACCCTTATTGGTCGGGCTGTCATGCCAGTTGCCCAAACCGGGAGACTTTCTGACCTGTGACCATACTGGTGTTCCCCAGTTGGTTGTCCGTGGGGAGGACGGAACAGTTAGAGCATTTATGAATGTGTGCAGGCATCGGGGTGCCCGGGTCGCGGAGGGGCACGGCACTACTGGAAAACGATTCCGCTGCCCATATCACGGTTGGAATTATGATACCAGGGGCAATCTGGTGGGTATACCGGACAAGCAGAGTTTTCCCGGCATAGACAGATCCGACTGCGGGTTGATATCTCTGCCTGCGACGGAATCAGATGGCATGATTTGGGCGTCTGCGACGCCTGCTCAAACCGGTGATGTATCGAGCGAGATCGATATGCGAAGTCAATTGGGAGGATTAGGGCCCGAACTCGGCAGTTACAATTTAGCGAGCCATTATCACTATGCCTCACGCTCGCTTCATCTCAAGATGAACTGGAAACTCGCTATCGATACTTTTCTCGAGCCTTATCACTTTGGCGTACTGCACAAGAATTCGATCTCCCCGATATTCTTCAGTAACCTGTGCTTGTTTCATCCCTTTGGTCCTCATTTGCGGGTCACTTATCCGCGTCGAAGCATCGAATCGTTGCGTGACCTGTCTGAGGAGGAATGGGATCTTGTGACCCATACCGCACTGGTCTACGTGCTCTTCCCGAATACTGTCTTTGTGGTCCAGGCCGACCACCTGGAAATCTGGCGAATCTATCCGCTGGACAATGCTGTTGATCGGTCTGTGATTATTCTGGATTTTCTGGTGCCAGAGCCCGTTATCAGCGAGAGTGCCGGAGCGCACTGGGAGCGTAATCTTGAACTGGTAATCGGTACCGTATCGAATGAGGATTTTCCAACCGGTGAGGGCATACAGTTTGGCTTTGACTCTGGCGCACAATCACACCTGACCTATGGCCGTAATGAACCGGCACTGGCCTATTTTGAACAGACCGTAAGCGAGATGGTCCAATAA
- a CDS encoding ABC transporter permease: MIKKIRDIAIVVLVALTVWELLVRVTGVPSFILPGPLRVGRAAVDHAELIGEHALVTLSEVLAGLLLGTVLGISTSLYLMVSGSARRLLLPLMLFSQTVPIFALAPLLTLWLGYGVGSKIVMTLLIIYFPVASTFYDGLRNTPRGFLDLATTMNASSSRTLFRIRVPAALPSLASGLTLAAVYAPIGAVIGEWVGASRGLGYLMLLANGRVKIDLMFAALFALVAMTIALHTLVNRVGRRLTRWSVGT; this comes from the coding sequence ATGATTAAAAAAATTCGAGATATCGCGATCGTGGTATTGGTTGCCCTGACCGTCTGGGAGTTGCTTGTGCGGGTTACGGGAGTGCCATCATTCATCTTACCTGGCCCATTGCGGGTTGGCCGCGCCGCAGTCGATCATGCAGAGTTAATCGGCGAACATGCACTGGTCACATTGTCAGAGGTCCTTGCCGGGTTGCTGCTGGGCACCGTTCTTGGTATCAGCACTTCGCTTTATCTGATGGTTTCGGGATCTGCCCGCAGACTGTTACTGCCGTTAATGCTTTTCAGTCAGACCGTGCCCATATTTGCATTGGCACCGTTGCTGACCCTGTGGCTGGGGTATGGGGTGGGTTCAAAGATCGTCATGACGTTGCTGATTATTTACTTTCCAGTCGCCTCGACATTCTACGATGGATTGAGAAACACGCCCCGCGGATTTCTTGACCTTGCGACAACCATGAATGCGTCCAGCAGCCGGACTCTGTTCAGAATTCGGGTGCCGGCCGCACTGCCATCGTTGGCTTCGGGACTTACGCTGGCCGCCGTCTATGCACCGATCGGGGCTGTGATTGGAGAATGGGTTGGTGCTTCCCGCGGACTGGGCTACCTGATGCTGTTGGCCAACGGCCGGGTGAAGATCGATCTGATGTTTGCAGCATTGTTTGCCCTTGTAGCAATGACGATTGCTTTGCATACCCTGGTCAATCGGGTCGGCCGGCGGCTGACCCGATGGTCCGTTGGCACCTGA
- a CDS encoding metallophosphoesterase, whose translation MATVSTIPSTHGCPHNNSTRSAESARGQGTIRLMTRRTLQRAAFFWLFVTLSAYLVYIYPVQRLTDWLGRPDLLKLPSTVGLWMLMIAILWLSFRRRSRVLEWILFNWLGVGFVFCVLCLVYDLVRLINPLNDQAAAAVILLMGAGLVTFSFITAQTTTHKTLRFHSHRLRKDYRLVQISDVHIGSRSSRFLDRIVQSIQTLHPDMVLITGDFLDSSRIRAKDIKALKTLAMPVYLSIGNHERYIGLDKVVPLLEDTGVRVLRNNSVYIDGLQLIGIDDADDVHQVGRELADITLDPQCFKVLLYHRPLGWDSAVKAGIDLTLSGHTHNGQIFPFNYLVRQQFKLITGLHRSGHCQLYVSPGTGTWGPVMRLGSRNEITCIDLIASGL comes from the coding sequence ATGGCGACCGTCTCGACGATACCGTCTACCCACGGCTGCCCGCACAACAACTCAACCCGATCAGCTGAAAGCGCTCGAGGCCAGGGCACAATTCGACTCATGACCCGAAGGACACTGCAGCGTGCGGCGTTTTTCTGGCTTTTCGTCACGCTGTCCGCATACCTTGTGTACATCTATCCCGTTCAACGGTTGACCGACTGGCTTGGCCGCCCGGATCTTCTCAAACTCCCCTCCACGGTAGGTCTGTGGATGCTGATGATTGCCATCCTCTGGCTGTCTTTCCGACGGAGAAGCCGTGTGCTTGAGTGGATACTTTTCAACTGGCTGGGGGTCGGGTTTGTATTTTGCGTACTCTGCCTGGTCTATGATCTTGTCCGACTGATCAATCCACTCAACGACCAAGCCGCTGCAGCCGTGATCCTGTTGATGGGGGCAGGTCTTGTGACCTTTTCATTTATTACCGCACAGACAACCACGCACAAGACATTACGTTTCCACAGTCACCGACTCCGCAAGGACTACCGGTTAGTCCAGATCAGCGATGTGCACATTGGCTCACGCAGCAGCAGGTTTCTGGACCGCATTGTGCAGAGCATCCAGACACTTCATCCCGACATGGTTCTAATCACCGGTGACTTTCTGGATTCAAGTCGCATCAGAGCGAAAGATATCAAAGCGCTTAAGACACTCGCCATGCCGGTGTATCTGTCGATCGGCAACCATGAGCGCTATATCGGCCTGGACAAGGTGGTGCCCCTGCTCGAAGATACTGGCGTCAGGGTGCTTCGAAACAACAGTGTGTATATCGACGGCCTGCAGCTGATCGGTATTGACGATGCCGATGATGTTCATCAGGTTGGTCGTGAGCTTGCCGACATCACACTCGATCCTCAGTGTTTCAAAGTACTTCTCTACCACCGACCACTGGGATGGGACTCAGCGGTAAAAGCGGGTATTGACCTGACACTTTCCGGGCATACCCACAATGGACAAATCTTTCCGTTTAACTACCTGGTCAGACAGCAATTCAAATTGATCACCGGCCTGCACCGAAGCGGTCACTGCCAGCTTTATGTTTCTCCCGGCACAGGGACCTGGGGACCTGTGATGCGCCTGGGATCACGCAATGAGATCACCTGTATTGACCTGATTGCATCGGGGCTCTAG
- a CDS encoding AhpC/TSA family protein, with amino-acid sequence MQTPLVPRQPVPNLTVPIVDGSTWTLADQTPQQFTLIVVYRGLHCPICSHYLADLNRRIEAFNELGVSVLVLSSDDEARASQAKHDWQLGSLDVGYNLSLETARKWGLYISSSNGKTSAGVVEPDRFPEPGLFLVRPDNTLYFASVQTMPFARPSFADILKAVSFVIEKDYPARGEISN; translated from the coding sequence ATGCAGACACCGCTCGTTCCCCGACAGCCTGTTCCTAACCTTACTGTTCCCATTGTCGACGGTAGCACCTGGACACTGGCTGACCAAACGCCCCAACAGTTCACCCTGATCGTGGTTTACCGTGGACTGCACTGCCCCATCTGCTCACACTACTTGGCTGATCTCAATCGACGAATTGAGGCCTTCAATGAACTTGGTGTCAGTGTGCTGGTACTATCGAGTGACGATGAAGCCCGAGCCAGTCAGGCTAAACATGACTGGCAGCTCGGCAGCCTGGACGTGGGTTATAACCTGTCGCTAGAAACTGCACGCAAATGGGGGCTTTATATTTCATCTTCTAATGGTAAAACGTCAGCCGGTGTGGTTGAACCCGACCGCTTTCCGGAACCTGGCCTGTTTCTCGTGCGACCCGATAACACTCTTTATTTCGCGTCCGTCCAAACAATGCCTTTTGCCCGCCCATCGTTTGCCGACATCCTCAAAGCTGTGTCTTTTGTGATTGAGAAAGACTATCCGGCTCGAGGCGAAATCAGCAACTAA
- a CDS encoding aspartate/glutamate racemase family protein has translation MAGGGKTVYGASVGILMLDTIFPRIPGDFGNAATWPFPVMYRVIRGASPHRVVRERADGLLDAFIESGKQLVADGVDGLTTTCGFLSLFQDELARAVDVPVAASSLMQVPLVEKLLPPGKRVGVMAVSRENLTPDHLAAAGAALDTPIVGTETGREFFHFIMENRPTMNVSACRLDLLDAGRQLVSDHPDVGAVVLECTNMGPYAPELRRELGIPIFSGISFISWFQSGLLPREYNGITADPRHLAG, from the coding sequence ATGGCTGGCGGCGGCAAGACTGTCTACGGTGCCAGTGTCGGAATTCTCATGCTGGATACCATTTTCCCGCGCATACCCGGGGATTTTGGCAATGCCGCTACCTGGCCGTTTCCCGTGATGTATCGTGTCATCCGCGGTGCATCACCTCACCGCGTGGTTCGAGAGCGTGCAGACGGGTTGCTCGATGCATTTATCGAATCAGGCAAACAATTGGTCGCCGACGGCGTCGATGGCTTGACCACAACCTGCGGTTTTCTATCGCTGTTTCAGGATGAGCTGGCACGTGCAGTAGACGTGCCCGTCGCCGCATCTTCATTGATGCAGGTACCCCTGGTTGAAAAACTCCTGCCTCCGGGCAAGCGGGTGGGGGTGATGGCGGTGTCCCGAGAAAATCTGACTCCCGATCATCTGGCCGCCGCAGGCGCGGCCCTTGATACTCCGATTGTGGGGACAGAAACTGGCCGGGAGTTTTTCCATTTTATTATGGAAAACCGGCCGACGATGAATGTGAGCGCCTGCAGACTCGATCTGCTTGATGCGGGTAGACAACTTGTCAGCGACCACCCGGATGTTGGTGCGGTTGTACTCGAATGCACCAACATGGGACCCTATGCCCCCGAACTGCGACGTGAGCTTGGCATTCCGATTTTCAGCGGCATCTCGTTTATCAGCTGGTTTCAGTCAGGACTGCTACCGCGCGAGTACAATGGCATCACTGCCGATCCACGGCATTTGGCCGGATAA
- a CDS encoding phytanoyl-CoA dioxygenase family protein: MNKHLPIQITTDQKQQFARDGVVCLRGLFDENWITLLTAGIELNLLEPGEHSRIWDRTDNNRTVFYDSDNWRRISQYRQFVYESPCVSVATALLDTDSVNFFFDAVFVRSPGVTFATPWHQDEPYWSAEGLDTVSIWMPLVPVSRQSALAFVPGSHLWPNHYRQQDFGELNPDRQPDVDTVHFADDWEPFPDIDADRDAFDVISWEMNPGDCIAFNGRIIHGGSGALPPERDLKVFNTQWLGDDVRVSFRSYGMDPDHTQKMHAAGLRHGDRLDDTVYPRLPAQQLNPIS, translated from the coding sequence TTGAACAAACATCTGCCGATTCAGATCACTACGGATCAGAAACAACAGTTCGCTCGGGATGGTGTCGTGTGTCTGCGCGGACTGTTTGATGAGAACTGGATCACATTACTGACAGCTGGTATTGAACTCAACCTTTTAGAACCTGGTGAACACTCTCGAATCTGGGATCGTACTGACAACAATCGAACCGTTTTCTACGACTCTGATAACTGGCGGCGTATCTCCCAGTATCGGCAGTTTGTTTACGAGAGTCCGTGTGTATCTGTCGCAACCGCACTTCTGGATACCGACAGCGTCAACTTTTTCTTTGACGCGGTATTCGTCCGCTCTCCTGGAGTTACTTTTGCGACACCCTGGCACCAGGATGAGCCGTACTGGTCGGCCGAAGGTCTCGATACAGTCAGCATCTGGATGCCGCTGGTCCCGGTTTCTAGACAAAGTGCTCTGGCGTTTGTACCCGGCTCCCACCTATGGCCAAACCATTACCGTCAACAGGATTTTGGAGAACTGAATCCAGACAGGCAGCCGGATGTAGACACTGTTCATTTTGCTGACGACTGGGAACCATTCCCTGATATTGATGCCGACAGAGACGCATTCGATGTAATTAGCTGGGAGATGAACCCCGGCGACTGTATCGCATTCAACGGCCGCATCATACACGGCGGCTCCGGTGCACTACCACCCGAGCGGGATCTTAAAGTGTTCAACACCCAATGGCTGGGCGACGATGTCCGGGTCAGCTTCCGTTCCTACGGTATGGATCCCGACCACACACAGAAAATGCACGCCGCAGGTCTTCGTCATGGCGACCGTCTCGACGATACCGTCTACCCACGGCTGCCCGCACAACAACTCAACCCGATCAGCTGA